The following are encoded together in the Balaenoptera acutorostrata chromosome 9, mBalAcu1.1, whole genome shotgun sequence genome:
- the TIMM8B gene encoding mitochondrial import inner membrane translocase subunit Tim8 B has translation MAELGEADEAELQRLVAAEQQKAQFTAQVHHFMELCWDKCVEKPGNRLDSRTENCLSSCVDRFIDTTLAITSRFAQIVQKGGQ, from the exons ATGGCGGAGCTTGGTGAGGCGGATGAAGCGGAGTTGCAGCGCCTGGTGGCGGCCGAACAGCAGAAGGCGCAGTTCACTGCACAG gtGCATCACTTCATGGAGTTATGTTGGGATAAATGTGTGGAGAAGCCAGGGAATCGCCTAGACTCTCGCACTGAAAATTGTCTCTCTAGCTGTGTGGACCGCTTCATTGACACTACTCTTGCTATCACCAGTCGGTTTGCCCAGATTGTACAGAAAGGAGGGCAGTAG